From a single Cotesia glomerata isolate CgM1 linkage group LG6, MPM_Cglom_v2.3, whole genome shotgun sequence genomic region:
- the LOC123268024 gene encoding uncharacterized protein LOC123268024 yields the protein MRSLETVNEMNKYLHEHLGSIIDTVAPEKTIFPRRPPAPWFTDQVKELQGRRDKLYRIYKRTGYAYKEYVGVRRLVKKRISEEKKRYFDQQLHSAKNSRDMWNDLRKLGLVKQKKNTQVAMRIDLNVLNDYFIQSSSCRDGPDVGVQDIVLIRRNDNVFNFSELNTFTVKKSIMRITSNSVGPDKFSIKSYKCTLSFLLPLITELFNKSLSTGVFPIEWKLSHIIPIPKKPNASDCTDYRPISLLSNLSKALERCVHDQIVRYINDNDYLDKYQTGFREGLNTQTAVIKFCDDVRLAMNESNITIAVLFDLSKAFDSVNHKGYCINYNL from the coding sequence ATGCGATCCTTGGAGACTGTGAATGAGATGAATAAATATCTACACGAACATCTAGgttcaattattgacaccgtAGCACCAGAGAAAACTATTTTCCCACGTCGCCCACCGGCACCGTGGTTTACAGATCAAGTCAAAGAACTCCAGGGTCGTCGTGACAAACTCTACCGAATTTACAAGAGAACTGGTTACGCATACAAGGAATATGTAGGTGTCAGACGCTTAGTGAAAAAGAGAATAAGTGAAGAAAAGAAAAGGTACTTTGATCAGCAGTTACACAGTGCGAAAAACTCTCGGGATATGTGGAATGATTTAAGAAAACTAGGCttagtaaaacaaaaaaaaaatactcaagTGGCAATGCGAATAGATTTGAATGTTttgaatgattattttatacagTCATCTAGCTGTCGTGACGGACCTGATGTTGGTGTCCAAGATATTGTATTGATTCGTAGAAATGACAatgtatttaatttctcaGAACTGAATacatttactgttaaaaaatCGATAATGCGTATAACGTCGAATTCAGTAGGACCTGATAAGTTTTCAATTAAATCATATAAATGTACATTGTCATTCCTACTGCCGCTAAttacagaattatttaataagtctTTGTCTACGGGAGTGTTTCCGATAGAATGGAAGTTGTCACATATCATACCCATTCCAAAGAAACCTAATGCCTCTGATTGTACTGATTATCGAcctatatcattattatctaattTGTCAAAAGCATTAGAACGGTGTGTGCATGATCAAATTGTGAGATACATTAATGACAATGATTATTTGGATAAATATCAGACCGGCTTTCGAGAAGGTTTAAACACTCAGACTgcggtaataaaattttgtgatgaTGTACGACTAGCGATGAATGAATCTAATATAACCATAGCTGTACtctttgatttaagtaaagcGTTTGACTCGGTAAACCACAAAGGTTATTgcataaattacaatttatga